ATAGAGAAATTATAAAAGCCGGATAtttttttgaatggtgagagactgtgaaatatttgcattcagagggacctggctgtccttgtacatgaatcacagaaagttaacacacagatacagcaagcaaaTGGCAAATGGTCTGTTAGATTTTATTGCAAAAGGATTGGAGCATAAGAGTAAAtaagtcttactacaattatacagagcattggcgaggcctcatctggagtttTGTGTGCGggtttagtctccttacctactTGTCCTAGAGGGAGTGAAACAAATGTTCatcagactggttcctgggatgaggagattgtcccatgaggagagatcgagcagactaggcctatatttaatggagtttagaaaaatgagcagtgatctaattgaaatttaaaattcttaaggggcctgacagggtagatgtgagaaaatgtttcccctggctggggaatctaggtgGGGCCGGGGGCGGGGGCGTgcggtgaggggggtgggtggcacagtctcagaataaggggttgaccATTTAAAATTGAGAAAAGGAGGAATCtcctcactcagagggttgtgaatctttgcaattttccacatcagtgtgtgctggttctgttatatttaagacagaggtcGATAGAATTTTGGATATGAAGAGAATTAAGGTATATTGGGGGAGTGGAGCTtaggtagaagatcagtcatgattatattgaatagcagagcaggctcaaagggccgaatggtctattcctgctcctatttctaatgttctttaAGCCTCAGTATGGTTCCCCTCAAGCTGCTGAGTGAATGAATTAAATCTTTCTTTGCAAATCACCCGGATACCAGACTACAAGTCAGGCCATAAACATTGTTTATTGTTTACATATTACAGTAAAATGTGGGCACACAGATCCTTTCTAGACATGTCTAAATGTAATCAGAGTTATCCAGCACTAATGGGGAGAGCTATTTCACAAAACAAGGAACAAAGACTCTACAGGATATTCAAGTGATTCACTGTAAATCAGCACGAATGGATGCTGAATATTAATTACAGCAGGGAGCAAGTTCTGAGGTTATAAACTGGTGAGTTTTCTTTCAGAGTAATTCATTAAATATCTAACAAGTTAACAGCTTTGAACAGCCTGTCTCTCAAATGACACAAGCCTACTTGTGATTCACAGCTTACCGAATCTCACCTCGAGTTACAGAAAAGACTTTCTCATGTCAGTATAGAGCTGCAGGATTGGATGGTGATCTGTCTGTTGTTCATCTTTAGTTCAATACAGTTTATGAAtggatttaaattttaaaagagGCTTGCAGACATAATAGTCTATTCACGCATGGATGAGAAATGGTATAGGGTACAGGCTAAGTCTAATGGGAAGGGTAAATGACCTCAGGAATAAATTACAGCTATCAGAATAAACACAGTACAGTCATGGActtgattaacagcagcaataacagtaGAATCTAACCCCTGCTGTCATTAATTAACTTGCCGATGTCTCATAAGGTTGGATAAACAAGTGAATCCCATCTcacactcagagcagatgaacggcctctccccagtgtgagtgcgctggtgtacagtgaggtCACCTGATTgcttgaacccagtcccacagtgagagcatctGAATGGTCTcttgtcagtgtgaacacgttgatgatACCGCACTTCCTCAGGACTTTTaaagcacttcccacagtctggacatttaaaaggtctctcttcagtgtgaacttgctggtgcctTAACcgatgggataactgagtgaatcccttcccacattcagagcaggtgaaaggcttctccccagtgtgaattgcgCTGGTGTCGAATAAGATCAGCTGATCGCCTGAACCCATTCCCACATTGAGAACATCTgaatggtctctcatcagtgtgaacacgttgatggtgCCGCAGTTCCTCTGACCTTTTATAGCACTTCTCACAGTCTGCACATTTGAAAGGTCTCTCAtcagtatgaactcgctggtgcatcAACAGCTCAGATGATACTCTGAACCTCTTCCCACACTgtgagcagctgaatggcctgcccccagtgtgaatgcgctggtgcaTCCTTAGTACATTTAGGcttttaaagctctttccacagtcagcgcatttaaaaggtctctcgtcagtgtgaaccgGCTGGTGTTTCTGCAGGGAAGAAAAACtagtgaattccttcccacacatAGAACAGGTgaaaggtctctccccagtgtgactgcgctgatgaatttccagctcagatgggtaactgaatctcttcccacagtcctcacatttACACTGTTTTGCCCCAGTCTGAATGGTGCTTTTTGCTTCCATGTTCGAAGGCCAATAatcttcaggtcctgatgaattgaGTGACTCTGGtgtgatgtttggtttcagtttcccACCTGGAAAT
Above is a window of Carcharodon carcharias isolate sCarCar2 chromosome 27, sCarCar2.pri, whole genome shotgun sequence DNA encoding:
- the LOC121270577 gene encoding gastrula zinc finger protein XlCGF49.1-like — its product is MEPAAGFDWRASQNPIRGGFPGGKLKPNITPESLNSSGPEDYWPSNMEAKSTIQTGAKQCKCEDCGKRFSYPSELEIHQRSHTGERPFTCSMCGKEFTSFSSLQKHQPVHTDERPFKCADCGKSFKSLNVLRMHQRIHTGGRPFSCSQCGKRFRVSSELLMHQRVHTDERPFKCADCEKCYKRSEELRHHQRVHTDERPFRCSQCGNGFRRSADLIRHQRNSHWGEAFHLL